The Clostridioides sp. ES-S-0010-02 genome window below encodes:
- a CDS encoding pentapeptide repeat-containing protein: MKAIHRDTYNNQLFKDLKIDCEKCFGLCCVALYFSASEGFPADKESGKPCTNLQSDFKCSVHKNLRNQGFRGCTTYDCFGSGQKVAQVTYKGKNWIQEPELANQMFEVFLIMRQLHEMLWYLKEASTLDIPNSIKEKLNLIIEETDELTNMSPEQLIDLDIISHRTKVNSLLSQASDFVLEKAKSFVKTSNFKNKKKLSKSIDLIGVDLRKTNLIGADLKGKFLIAANLRETDLSGANLIGADLRDCDIRGANLKNSVFLTQLQINTAKGDSNTKLPDTLVHPKYWDK, translated from the coding sequence ATGAAAGCTATACATAGAGATACATATAATAATCAATTATTTAAAGATTTAAAAATTGATTGTGAAAAGTGCTTTGGACTTTGTTGTGTGGCACTTTATTTTTCTGCTTCAGAAGGTTTTCCTGCTGATAAGGAATCAGGTAAGCCATGCACTAACTTACAATCAGATTTTAAATGTTCTGTACATAAAAATCTTAGAAATCAAGGATTTAGAGGCTGTACTACGTATGATTGCTTTGGTTCGGGTCAAAAGGTAGCACAGGTAACATACAAGGGAAAAAACTGGATACAAGAGCCAGAATTAGCAAACCAGATGTTTGAAGTATTTTTAATTATGAGGCAGTTACATGAAATGTTATGGTATCTTAAAGAAGCATCTACATTAGATATACCTAATTCAATCAAAGAAAAACTCAATCTAATAATTGAAGAAACTGATGAGCTAACTAATATGAGTCCAGAACAACTAATAGATTTAGATATAATATCACATCGAACAAAAGTTAATTCATTATTGTCACAAGCTAGTGACTTTGTACTAGAAAAAGCTAAATCCTTTGTAAAGACTTCTAATTTTAAAAATAAGAAAAAATTAAGTAAAAGTATAGATTTAATAGGAGTAGACCTTAGAAAAACAAATTTAATAGGAGCAGATTTAAAAGGTAAATTTCTTATAGCGGCTAATTTAAGGGAAACAGATTTAAGTGGTGCTAATTTGATAGGGGCAGATTTAAGAGACTGCGATATTAGAGGGGCAAATCTTAAAAATAGTGTATTCCTTACACAATTACAGATTAATACTGCAAAGGGAGATTCTAATACGAAGTTACCAGATACACTAGTACATCCTAAATACTGGGATAAATAA
- a CDS encoding PTS transporter subunit IIC has product MEFIISLLSTPAVLLGVVAFIGLILQKKPAVEVFTGASKTLIGFLIFGIGASAMTGALQNFNKLFQQGFGITGVIASPEAATALAQGTYGFAVSCTLILGFILNLVFARITRFKNIFFTTGHSLFFSCVLVLIMKAHGFDNTITILVGGTILGFMSAALPQFCQPFMRELTGGDEQAIGHFNMIGYGLSGYIGRLFSKHKEETTETIKFPKWLSIFRDFLMGLSIVMLILFYVATLKAGHSFTQELAGSTHWLVFPLIEAFTFVAGMSILMSGVRMFLAEITAAFVIISEKYIPGSRPALDVPTVFPYAPNAVIIGFISAYAAGLLAIVIMASFPNIFPVVIIPAAHICFFSGGTAAVFGNASGGWRGAIVGSFVVGLFLAFLPVILYPVYGTLGIEGATFPNIDYNVVGSILHNILQFIKPI; this is encoded by the coding sequence ATGGAGTTTATTATTAGTTTATTGAGTACGCCAGCTGTTTTACTTGGTGTAGTTGCATTTATAGGATTGATTCTTCAAAAGAAACCAGCTGTTGAAGTATTTACTGGAGCTTCAAAAACACTTATAGGTTTCTTGATATTTGGTATTGGTGCTTCAGCTATGACTGGAGCATTACAGAACTTCAATAAATTATTTCAACAAGGTTTTGGAATTACAGGTGTTATAGCTTCACCAGAAGCAGCTACTGCACTTGCACAAGGTACATATGGTTTTGCGGTTTCATGTACATTGATTCTTGGATTCATATTAAACTTAGTTTTTGCACGTATTACAAGATTCAAAAATATTTTCTTTACAACAGGTCATAGTTTATTCTTTTCTTGTGTATTAGTTTTGATTATGAAAGCACATGGATTCGATAACACAATTACTATTTTAGTGGGTGGTACTATCTTAGGATTTATGTCTGCTGCATTACCTCAATTCTGTCAACCATTTATGCGTGAACTGACAGGTGGGGATGAACAAGCTATTGGTCACTTCAACATGATTGGTTATGGCTTATCAGGTTATATTGGTCGTTTATTTTCAAAGCATAAAGAAGAAACAACAGAAACGATTAAATTTCCTAAGTGGTTATCAATATTTAGAGATTTCTTAATGGGTCTGTCTATAGTTATGTTAATCTTATTCTATGTAGCAACTTTAAAAGCTGGACACTCATTTACTCAGGAACTTGCTGGCTCAACACATTGGTTAGTATTCCCTCTTATAGAAGCATTTACATTCGTAGCTGGTATGTCAATATTAATGTCTGGTGTTCGTATGTTCTTGGCTGAAATAACTGCAGCATTCGTAATTATTTCAGAAAAATATATTCCAGGTTCACGTCCTGCATTAGATGTACCAACAGTATTTCCATACGCACCAAATGCAGTTATTATTGGATTTATCTCAGCATATGCTGCTGGTCTATTAGCAATTGTTATTATGGCATCATTTCCTAATATATTCCCTGTAGTAATTATTCCAGCTGCTCATATATGTTTCTTCTCAGGTGGTACAGCTGCGGTATTTGGTAATGCATCAGGAGGATGGAGAGGAGCTATTGTTGGCTCATTCGTTGTAGGATTATTTCTTGCATTCTTACCAGTTATACTATATCCAGTTTATGGAACACTTGGTATAGAAGGAGCAACTTTCCCTAATATTGATTATAACGTGGTTGGTTCAATATTACATAATATTTTACAATTTATAAAACCTATCTAA
- a CDS encoding GNAT family N-acetyltransferase, producing MSSEIVFEVKQRSAKELQEMLQIWESSVRATHDFLTKKDIESLKPVVKIGLTQVETMVCLKVDNMIKAFMGIDKDKIEMLFIKDEYRGNGIGKKLILYAIDKYNIKYVDVNEQNKKAVGFYIHLGFKEFDRSEIDGQGNPFPILHMRLS from the coding sequence ATGAGCTCTGAAATAGTTTTTGAAGTTAAACAAAGGAGTGCAAAAGAGCTTCAAGAGATGTTACAAATTTGGGAATCATCAGTAAGAGCAACACATGATTTTTTGACAAAAAAAGATATTGAATCTTTGAAGCCAGTAGTTAAAATTGGTTTGACACAAGTAGAAACTATGGTTTGTTTAAAAGTTGATAACATGATTAAAGCTTTTATGGGAATAGATAAAGATAAAATTGAAATGTTATTTATAAAAGATGAATATAGGGGTAATGGTATTGGAAAAAAACTAATATTATATGCTATAGATAAATACAATATAAAATATGTTGATGTAAATGAACAAAATAAAAAAGCAGTGGGATTTTATATTCACTTAGGATTTAAAGAGTTTGATAGGTCTGAAATAGATGGGCAAGGGAATCCATTTCCAATATTACATATGAGGCTAAGTTAA
- a CDS encoding YmaF family protein encodes MSCQNCKCEKNYMYEDYKYNKCNKCYNDYEEMTHVHEYSESVKLAEECEDRHNHRAAGVTGEVIPINGGTNHVHKINDNVDFLDHFHKICVTTGPAINIPGTNKHVHLVCGNTTVSDGHCHKFLFTTQIEAPLV; translated from the coding sequence ATGAGTTGTCAAAATTGTAAATGTGAAAAAAATTATATGTATGAGGATTATAAATATAATAAGTGTAATAAGTGCTATAATGACTATGAAGAAATGACACATGTCCATGAATACTCAGAAAGTGTTAAATTAGCAGAAGAATGTGAAGATAGACATAATCATCGTGCTGCAGGAGTTACAGGTGAAGTTATACCAATAAATGGCGGAACAAATCATGTTCATAAAATAAATGATAATGTAGATTTTCTTGACCATTTCCACAAGATATGTGTTACAACAGGTCCAGCAATTAATATACCAGGAACTAATAAGCATGTTCACTTAGTATGTGGAAATACTACTGTTAGTGATGGTCATTGCCATAAATTCCTTTTTACTACTCAAATAGAAGCACCTTTAGTATAA
- a CDS encoding diguanylate cyclase, with the protein MKQEDTGTHRMCKEEKVTNNEVISEDMLKAMDIGVSKHILDDSFTIIWGNTAFYQLLGYTEKEFLSHFSSLRHYYEDNLYHFEAMKSHFLDAYQNGKKSVEYQTCIPVNHGEYVWVIMTGILVEPQEDGKAIVYIIYSNIDELKIRQNELYEMEKESTESFKWMMSEYAGNVYISDMDTYELLYVNKQSCNTLQASANEVIGKKCYEVIQGRTSPCPFCTNSCLKKDETYEWEFYNSKLKRTFMIKNRMINWEGHRARIELSYDMYSSEYKLAKKDQERESILKTIPAGMIRMDARDYLTILWYNDIFLNMIEYTKEQFKEELNSQCLYLYPEDYKRAKMMAQDLKESGDNVVFEARAYTRSKEERIWTITLCYISGEDSWDGIPSFYSVGLDITKERKQIEKLQYIAEKDALTGIYNRAETEKQIKEYVEQNLDAMGALFMIDTDNFKHINDTEGHMIGDIVLTEMASGMKKIMRDSDVVGRIGGDEFAIFMKNISSTKDAEKKAEELLYMFRHLFQKEKSSVKVTCSIGISIYPKDGNTFKEMYTRADKALYQAKSLGKNNYVIYNHDAFKGLEELNYSSLGTAIDSEKKYVESSDNLTRYIFRVLYQTDNIDQTINMILEIIGKQFNVSRAYIFENSEDGRYTSNTYEWCNEGIIPQIEYLQNADYEDYGDYEKLFEDDSVFYCRDVHTLSPELEELFSSQDIHSTLQCAYREDEVFRGFVGFDECTGLRLWTQEEVSTLALISQVLSIFLQRKKKKKLNQQMQQYQAIIDSIDQCIYVVDKEDNLLLYGNKRFKSTYPKLHIGQYCNYDSIDINKTLITWNQKEAYLCVSMI; encoded by the coding sequence ATGAAGCAAGAAGATACTGGGACACATCGAATGTGTAAAGAAGAGAAAGTAACAAATAATGAAGTTATTTCAGAGGACATGCTAAAAGCTATGGATATTGGAGTTAGTAAGCATATTTTAGATGATTCATTTACAATTATCTGGGGAAATACAGCTTTTTATCAGTTGTTGGGATATACAGAGAAAGAATTTTTGTCTCATTTTTCTAGTCTTAGACATTATTATGAAGATAATCTTTATCATTTTGAAGCTATGAAAAGTCATTTTTTAGATGCTTATCAGAATGGTAAGAAAAGTGTAGAATATCAAACTTGCATTCCAGTAAATCATGGAGAATATGTTTGGGTAATAATGACTGGTATATTAGTTGAGCCACAGGAGGATGGAAAAGCAATAGTCTATATCATATATTCAAATATTGATGAGTTAAAAATTAGACAGAATGAACTATATGAGATGGAAAAAGAAAGTACAGAGAGTTTTAAGTGGATGATGTCAGAGTATGCTGGAAATGTATATATAAGTGATATGGATACATATGAGTTGTTGTACGTAAATAAACAGTCATGTAATACTCTACAGGCATCAGCAAATGAGGTGATTGGGAAAAAATGCTATGAGGTAATTCAAGGTAGAACTTCCCCATGTCCATTCTGTACCAATTCATGTTTAAAAAAAGATGAGACATATGAATGGGAGTTTTACAATTCCAAGTTGAAGCGAACATTTATGATTAAAAATCGTATGATAAATTGGGAAGGACACAGAGCACGCATAGAGTTGTCTTATGATATGTACAGTTCTGAGTATAAACTTGCAAAAAAAGATCAGGAAAGAGAATCAATCCTGAAAACTATTCCAGCAGGAATGATTCGAATGGATGCAAGGGATTATCTTACAATACTCTGGTATAATGATATATTTCTGAATATGATTGAATATACAAAGGAGCAGTTTAAAGAGGAACTTAATAGCCAATGTTTATATTTATATCCTGAGGATTATAAGCGTGCGAAGATGATGGCGCAAGATTTAAAAGAGTCTGGAGATAATGTTGTATTTGAAGCAAGAGCATATACGCGCTCAAAAGAAGAACGTATATGGACTATCACTCTATGTTATATTAGTGGAGAAGACAGTTGGGATGGAATACCATCTTTTTATAGTGTAGGACTTGATATTACAAAAGAAAGAAAACAGATTGAGAAATTGCAATACATAGCAGAGAAAGATGCATTGACAGGAATTTATAATCGTGCTGAAACAGAAAAGCAGATTAAGGAATATGTTGAACAAAATTTAGATGCTATGGGTGCGCTATTTATGATTGATACAGATAATTTCAAACATATTAATGATACAGAAGGTCACATGATTGGAGACATAGTGCTCACAGAGATGGCATCAGGCATGAAAAAAATAATGCGCGATAGTGATGTTGTTGGCAGAATAGGTGGAGATGAGTTTGCAATTTTTATGAAGAACATTTCTTCAACTAAAGATGCAGAAAAGAAAGCAGAAGAATTGCTGTATATGTTCCGTCATCTATTTCAGAAAGAAAAAAGCTCTGTAAAAGTAACCTGTAGTATTGGAATCTCTATATATCCGAAAGATGGTAATACATTCAAGGAAATGTATACAAGAGCTGATAAGGCTTTATATCAGGCAAAAAGTTTGGGTAAAAACAATTATGTCATCTATAATCATGATGCCTTTAAAGGCTTGGAAGAATTGAATTACTCTTCTCTTGGGACAGCTATTGATTCAGAAAAAAAATACGTCGAATCTTCTGATAATCTTACACGTTATATATTCCGTGTCCTTTATCAGACCGATAATATAGACCAGACGATTAATATGATACTTGAAATTATTGGTAAGCAGTTTAATGTGAGTCGTGCTTATATCTTTGAAAATTCAGAAGATGGTCGATACACTTCTAATACTTATGAATGGTGTAATGAGGGAATCATTCCTCAAATAGAATACTTGCAAAATGCTGATTATGAGGACTATGGAGATTATGAAAAACTCTTTGAAGATGATTCTGTTTTCTATTGTCGTGATGTACATACATTAAGTCCTGAATTAGAGGAATTGTTTTCTAGTCAAGACATACATTCCACACTTCAATGTGCATATAGAGAAGATGAGGTATTCAGAGGATTTGTTGGATTTGATGAATGTACTGGTCTACGTCTATGGACACAAGAAGAAGTCAGTACATTAGCTTTGATTTCTCAAGTTCTATCAATATTTTTGCAACGTAAGAAAAAGAAGAAATTAAATCAACAGATGCAGCAATACCAGGCTATTATAGATAGTATTGATCAATGTATTTATGTTGTTGATAAGGAAGATAATTTGTTATTGTATGGAAATAAAAGATTTAAGAGTACATATCCTAAATTACATATTGGGCAGTATTGTAATTATGACTCTATAGATATTAATAAGACTCTTATAACATGGAATCAAAAGGAAGCATATTTATGTGTCAGTATGATTTAG
- a CDS encoding helix-turn-helix transcriptional regulator has protein sequence MKKDLPECPVEITLQLISNRWKVLIIRELLDGTKRFGEIKKSIGDITQKVLTSNLRSMEESDLVTRKVYPEVPPKVEYTLTETGYSLEPVLNSMHEWGNDYRHKVINK, from the coding sequence ATGAAAAAAGATTTACCTGAATGTCCTGTAGAGATTACTTTACAACTCATCAGTAATCGATGGAAGGTATTAATTATACGAGAGCTATTAGATGGTACTAAAAGATTTGGTGAAATCAAAAAATCTATTGGAGATATAACTCAAAAAGTTTTAACATCAAACTTAAGGTCTATGGAAGAAAGTGACTTAGTAACTAGAAAAGTTTATCCAGAAGTTCCTCCAAAGGTAGAATATACTCTAACAGAAACTGGTTATAGTCTTGAGCCAGTTCTAAATTCAATGCATGAATGGGGAAATGATTACAGACACAAAGTTATTAACAAATAA
- the dapA gene encoding 4-hydroxy-tetrahydrodipicolinate synthase, with translation MKYKGIICAMITPFDENQNINPHATCELIDYLIDRGIYGLFILGTNGECHVLTDDEKVEFAKIVINHTNNRVPVFVGTGGNSTREVISLSKRMEEIGASALSIITPYFVTPTQQELILHYKTIANAVNLPIMMYNMPSKTGINIEPESVHELSKVKNIVGIKDSSGKLDNIKAYIEITRNEDFSVFSGSDSLILDTLKSGGQGAVAATANFLTEIDIAIYNKFMKGDLRAAQKAQNSIEELRRILKFGTIPSVIKKTVVLNGINVGTARLPVIEPMGELLEEIKQVVENYKTLFNKNCENR, from the coding sequence ATGAAATATAAAGGTATTATATGTGCAATGATAACTCCATTTGATGAAAATCAAAATATCAATCCACACGCAACATGTGAATTGATTGATTATCTAATTGATAGAGGAATCTATGGATTATTTATTTTAGGAACTAATGGTGAATGTCATGTGCTTACAGATGATGAAAAGGTTGAATTTGCAAAGATTGTTATCAATCACACTAACAATCGTGTACCTGTTTTTGTTGGAACAGGAGGTAATTCAACTCGTGAAGTTATAAGTTTATCCAAGAGAATGGAAGAAATAGGTGCAAGTGCATTATCAATTATTACGCCATATTTTGTAACACCAACACAACAGGAATTAATTTTACATTATAAAACTATTGCTAATGCAGTTAACTTACCAATTATGATGTATAACATGCCAAGTAAGACTGGAATTAATATTGAACCTGAGTCAGTACATGAATTATCTAAGGTAAAGAATATTGTTGGAATAAAGGATAGTAGTGGTAAGCTTGATAATATAAAAGCTTATATTGAAATAACTAGGAATGAAGACTTTAGTGTATTTTCAGGTTCAGATTCCCTTATTCTTGATACTTTGAAATCTGGTGGGCAAGGTGCTGTAGCAGCCACAGCAAATTTTTTAACAGAGATTGATATTGCTATTTATAATAAATTCATGAAGGGTGATTTAAGAGCAGCTCAAAAAGCTCAAAATAGTATTGAAGAACTTCGTCGTATCCTAAAATTTGGGACTATTCCATCTGTTATAAAGAAAACTGTTGTCTTGAATGGAATTAATGTTGGGACTGCACGACTTCCTGTAATTGAGCCAATGGGAGAATTGCTTGAAGAAATTAAGCAAGTAGTTGAAAATTATAAAACTTTATTCAATAAAAACTGTGAGAATAGATAA
- a CDS encoding ketohydroxyglutarate aldolase, producing MKKMNITKRMVECGALAIVRVETLERACEIAEGCIKGGVPVIEMSYTLNNAGEIIQGLSKKYGKRLCVGAGTVLDSETARHAILHGAQFIIAPNYNEGVAKTCNRYQIPYAPGCTSLTEAVDALSLGATFIKAFPISDFYGPKLVKVFKTPIPDMPILASGGITLDNLHIWLENGVDVCGFGGLLTKGSVEDIAENARKIRETIKNIRKA from the coding sequence ATGAAAAAGATGAATATAACTAAAAGAATGGTAGAATGTGGAGCTCTAGCAATTGTAAGAGTGGAAACACTTGAGCGTGCATGTGAGATTGCTGAAGGCTGTATTAAAGGTGGAGTACCAGTTATAGAAATGAGTTATACCTTGAATAATGCTGGAGAAATCATTCAAGGGCTTAGCAAAAAGTATGGTAAAAGACTTTGTGTGGGTGCTGGAACAGTTTTGGATAGTGAAACAGCTCGTCATGCCATTTTACATGGAGCTCAGTTCATTATTGCACCGAATTACAATGAAGGTGTAGCAAAAACTTGTAATAGATATCAAATTCCTTACGCACCAGGGTGTACATCACTAACAGAAGCAGTAGATGCATTGAGTTTAGGAGCTACCTTTATCAAAGCTTTTCCAATATCAGATTTCTATGGACCTAAACTAGTAAAGGTATTTAAAACACCAATACCTGATATGCCAATATTGGCAAGTGGTGGAATTACTCTTGATAACTTGCATATATGGTTGGAAAATGGTGTTGATGTGTGTGGATTTGGTGGGTTATTAACCAAGGGTAGTGTTGAAGATATTGCTGAAAATGCCAGAAAGATTCGTGAAACAATTAAAAATATAAGAAAAGCTTAA
- a CDS encoding SIS domain-containing protein, with translation MVENTLPVFLENLSNEVATFIASIDEVSINKACDLIFEAERSYGRVHVTGIGKPGHVSGYISSLLSSTGTPAYVLHGTEAVHGSSGQVLEGDVVIAISNSGETQELKATVETLKANGAKIIGVSGNVDSYLKNSSDIFLFAGVKQEGDCLNKAPRASILAETIVLQSLSVALQYAKGLDAKQYLKWHPGGSLGKSIREGI, from the coding sequence ATGGTAGAAAATACATTACCTGTATTTCTAGAGAATCTATCTAATGAAGTTGCAACGTTCATTGCTTCAATAGATGAAGTATCTATAAACAAAGCATGTGATTTAATTTTCGAAGCAGAAAGAAGTTATGGACGTGTGCATGTAACTGGTATTGGTAAACCAGGTCATGTATCAGGGTATATTTCTTCATTACTTTCATCTACTGGAACACCAGCATATGTATTGCATGGTACAGAAGCAGTACATGGGTCAAGTGGTCAAGTACTTGAGGGTGATGTTGTTATTGCAATATCGAATAGTGGTGAAACTCAAGAATTAAAAGCAACTGTTGAAACATTAAAAGCAAATGGAGCAAAAATAATTGGGGTGAGTGGTAATGTTGATTCATACTTAAAAAATTCTTCTGATATATTCCTATTTGCAGGCGTTAAACAGGAAGGAGATTGCCTTAATAAGGCTCCTCGTGCATCAATTCTTGCTGAAACTATAGTATTACAATCATTAAGTGTTGCACTTCAGTACGCTAAAGGTCTTGATGCAAAGCAGTATTTAAAGTGGCATCCAGGAGGAAGTCTTGGAAAGTCTATTAGAGAGGGAATATAA
- a CDS encoding alkylphosphonate utilization protein, which produces MENLPNCPKCNSEYTYEDGTLLVCPECSHEWTLELDTEEDTNIIKDVNGNVLNDGDAVTVIRDLKVKGSSSSIKIGTKVKSIRLIHDPSDGHDIECKIDGFGAMKLKSSVVKKA; this is translated from the coding sequence ATGGAAAATTTGCCAAATTGCCCGAAATGTAATTCAGAATATACTTATGAAGATGGAACTCTTCTAGTTTGCCCAGAATGCTCTCATGAGTGGACTTTAGAACTAGATACAGAAGAAGATACAAACATTATTAAAGATGTAAATGGAAATGTGTTAAATGATGGAGATGCTGTGACAGTAATCAGAGACCTTAAAGTAAAAGGAAGTTCATCATCTATAAAAATAGGAACAAAAGTAAAAAGTATACGTTTAATTCATGACCCATCTGATGGGCATGATATAGAATGTAAAATAGATGGTTTTGGAGCTATGAAACTAAAGTCTTCTGTTGTCAAAAAAGCATAG
- a CDS encoding helix-turn-helix transcriptional regulator has product MLNLGESLKRLRKERNLSQEQLAEMLNVSRQAISKWESNKTYPDIENLILLRNLFNVTLDDLIVNTNKTEAEDTIVPGKLPTDNIADYDKNEEENDPSDNLIIGGFIIGISIGFVTSNFMWGIVGSFIGMGISYILDYIKK; this is encoded by the coding sequence ATGTTGAACTTGGGGGAAAGTTTAAAAAGACTAAGAAAAGAAAGAAATCTATCACAAGAACAACTTGCTGAAATGCTAAATGTATCTAGGCAAGCTATATCAAAATGGGAATCCAATAAAACATATCCAGATATAGAAAATTTAATACTATTAAGAAATCTATTTAATGTAACTTTAGATGATTTGATAGTTAATACAAATAAAACTGAAGCTGAAGATACGATTGTACCAGGTAAATTACCTACTGATAATATCGCAGATTATGATAAAAATGAGGAAGAAAATGACCCATCAGATAATTTAATTATAGGTGGTTTTATAATTGGCATCTCAATTGGATTTGTCACAAGTAATTTTATGTGGGGGATAGTTGGTAGTTTTATAGGTATGGGAATTAGTTATATACTGGACTATATAAAAAAATAG
- a CDS encoding glycerophosphodiester phosphodiesterase, whose translation MKKKVLNNFIKLVKYNWSTLILFELFHKGLALLIILPSIKLVLSSSMKSANIVYLSTDNIGEILTNPLSIILAILSIIILAFYMFFEFTSVIICFDKSRISEKITLFKLIKLSLRKSINILNPKNILLFVFVLLIVPLTNIALTSGFIGKIKLPEYILDYISSNIVLNIIYMVLILILYISVIRWIFSIHEVTLNTNSFKEARKKSASLTKGKAIKLILYSLGLSLIITVMGYIIYHVIIILIGIWTKNYTNANFLKDIFISRCIMFNDYAAFISSIAIFIISTGFISAFYYEYNDICVYKKNLEKQKNSIKSVLKVTLKIVVILFILHIESMMYSLNNDILFNTSFFYNTTATAHRVSALVAPENTIAAFKETFITQAEYAEIDVQETKDGELILFHDSNFERVAGVNKNVWEVNYDEIKTYDVGSHFRSDFAGEKIPTLDEAMKYSKGKIKLLIEIKLNGHEKTDVEKRVLELIKSNRIDNQCVLASMNKNVLKRVKKLNPNMVTCYLTAVAYGNFYDWDYVDIYGIESTFINKKVVDNIHQKGKQVFVWTINSSKLMKKMIILNVDSIITDNPFLVDDAIYWQKNGFINRVANYLFRHDSDKDIIEVY comes from the coding sequence ATGAAAAAGAAAGTTTTAAATAATTTTATAAAATTGGTGAAATATAACTGGAGTACATTAATTCTATTTGAGCTATTTCATAAAGGATTAGCTTTGTTGATTATATTACCATCAATCAAACTTGTATTAAGTAGTTCTATGAAAAGTGCAAATATAGTGTATTTAAGTACTGATAACATAGGAGAAATATTAACGAATCCTCTATCAATAATATTAGCCATACTGTCAATTATAATATTGGCGTTTTATATGTTTTTTGAATTTACTTCAGTGATTATTTGTTTTGATAAATCACGAATTTCTGAAAAAATTACTTTGTTTAAACTTATTAAATTATCCTTAAGAAAATCTATAAACATATTGAATCCTAAAAATATATTATTATTTGTGTTTGTATTACTAATAGTTCCATTAACGAATATAGCCCTAACCTCAGGCTTTATAGGGAAAATAAAACTTCCTGAATATATATTGGATTATATAAGTTCTAATATTGTTCTGAATATAATTTATATGGTTTTAATTTTAATATTATATATATCAGTCATTAGATGGATTTTTAGTATACATGAGGTAACTCTAAATACAAATAGTTTTAAAGAAGCAAGGAAAAAAAGTGCTAGCCTTACAAAAGGAAAAGCAATAAAATTAATACTTTATTCCTTAGGATTATCTCTAATAATTACTGTTATGGGGTATATAATTTATCATGTTATTATTATATTGATAGGAATATGGACTAAAAATTACACAAATGCAAACTTTTTAAAAGATATATTTATTAGTAGATGCATTATGTTTAATGATTATGCAGCATTTATTTCATCAATAGCTATATTTATAATTAGTACTGGATTTATTTCTGCATTTTATTATGAATATAATGACATTTGTGTCTATAAAAAGAATCTAGAAAAACAAAAAAACTCAATAAAGTCAGTATTAAAAGTTACTTTGAAAATAGTAGTAATTTTATTTATCTTACATATTGAGTCAATGATGTACTCTTTAAATAATGATATTTTATTTAATACTTCATTTTTTTACAACACAACAGCAACGGCTCACAGGGTTTCAGCGTTGGTTGCTCCAGAAAACACTATAGCAGCATTTAAAGAAACCTTCATAACTCAAGCTGAATATGCTGAAATTGATGTTCAAGAAACTAAAGATGGAGAGTTGATTTTATTTCATGACTCTAATTTTGAAAGAGTCGCTGGTGTAAATAAAAATGTTTGGGAAGTGAATTATGATGAAATTAAGACATATGATGTAGGAAGTCATTTTAGGTCAGATTTTGCTGGGGAGAAAATACCAACTCTTGATGAGGCAATGAAGTATTCTAAAGGCAAAATAAAATTGCTAATAGAAATAAAGCTTAATGGTCATGAAAAAACTGATGTAGAAAAAAGAGTATTAGAGCTAATTAAATCAAATAGAATAGATAATCAATGCGTTTTAGCATCCATGAATAAAAATGTATTAAAAAGGGTTAAAAAATTAAATCCCAATATGGTAACTTGTTATTTAACAGCAGTTGCATATGGGAATTTTTATGACTGGGACTATGTTGACATATATGGAATAGAGTCCACCTTTATAAATAAAAAGGTAGTAGATAACATACATCAAAAAGGAAAACAAGTTTTTGTATGGACTATTAATAGCAGTAAATTAATGAAAAAAATGATTATTTTAAATGTAGATAGTATAATTACAGATAATCCATTTTTAGTAGATGATGCAATTTATTGGCAGAAAAATGGATTCATAAATAGAGTAGCTAATTATTTATTTAGGCATGATTCTGATAAAGATATAATTGAAGTGTATTAG